GATAATGGAACAAATAAAGTCATGGCAATGgtcattatccaaagcattatGAAGAACAACTCTTGTATCTCCACAGCTGATAAGGTACGAATGCATCTTCTGTTTCTTCTATTTTATCAATATTTTCTTCTTAAGAATGTGATATATTGCTTCTTGTAGGTGGAGGTGTtgtttgaattaattaaagggcTCATCAAGGACTTGGATTCTACTTCTGCAGATGAGGtgcaattcaaaatttaacttACTAGATCCACATgagtttttttgtattttaatgtAAACTTAGTTTCTTTTGAAACACTTgctgattttatttttgtttattttttggcCGCCCTTGGTTTATTCTTTTGGTGCTATTGTCTACTTTTAGCTTGATGAAGAGGATTTTGCGGATGAACAAAATTCTGTTGCTCGCCTTATACACATGCTTTATAATGATGATCCAGAAGAAATGTTTAAGGTAAGTTGTTGATCTGTTGTATGTTTTATAGTTTCTTGTGATGCTAATGTTACTTGAAGCTTCTGCTTCCATCTACAAAAATCATTGGTTGTGAATTGTGATTCAACTTTCAGAGAAATCTTACTTAGTTTTATGATTACTGATCTTCAGATCTTGTGTATGGTCAAGAAGCATATAATGGGTGGAGGACCAAAGCGCCTACCTTTTACTGTACCTCCTCTTATATTATCTGCACTCAAGGTATCCTATGCTATGCCACTTTGTCATATATCACATGTTTGTTGTTTCATTTTGTCTATTTATGCACTTTTCACTACGAAGTAGTGGAATGTATTAAAATGTCCTCATTTTGAAGAATTGTTCAAAACTTTGGCTGTGGCTTGTAGTTGGTTAGGCGGCTGCAAGGTCAGGTTGGAGAGGTTGTGGGAGAAGAAATGCCTGCCACACCGAAGAAAATTTTTCAGACTTTAAATCAGGTATTTAGATGAATGCACTTGGTTGCTTCGTAGTGTTTGTTTGTTAGGCAATAATCCTTGGGGAAGACCTTTTGTTATGTGGTCGTTATGTACGTGTCTTCATCTTGGTGCGTATAATCAATAATGGTGCTGCCTATCTTATTTCAGATCATTGAATCTCTTTCCTCAGTTCCGTCTCCCGAACTGGCATTAAGATTGTACTTGGAATGTGCTGAGGTACGCCACTCTATGGTTGGTTAAAGCATGGTTTGCAGGCTTGTTTTAATCCAACATATCTTGCATGTTTTTGTACCACGGAGAAAGAATAGAGTTTTAGTTTTTGACGTTGTAGCTGCAGACTTACTTTTGGTTtcaacctctttttttttattcatgcaTAATCAGGCTTCTAATGACTGTGATCTGGAACCTGTTGCTTATGAATTCTTCACTCAGGCATTTATATTATACGAAGAAGAAGTTGCGGTAATTTATCTATCAATATCTTgtcatttgttttttctttccgGTTGAGAGTATCTTGTGGTTTATTAAATAGATTTGAAGGAAGTTTCTTCTAGTGTTCTAGCATTTCTGTAAAAGACTGCAGTGTGACATTTAGCCGTTTAATTTAACAACATAATGTACACCTCAATTTTAGGATTCCAAAGCCCAGGTGACTGCAATACATCTCATTATTGGGACTCTTCAGAGGATGAATGTATTTGGCATTGAGAATCGGGATACTTTAACACACAAGGCTACTGGAGTAATAATTCTCTCCTATCGTCTGATCCTTAGTGTTTTCAATCTGTTTCTGTAAAACCCCATAATGTATGTTTTTCCTTTCTCAGTATTCAGCAAAGCTTTTGAAGAAACCTGATCAGTGCCGAGCGGTGTATGCATGTTCACATCTTTTTTGGGTAGATGATCAGGATGGTGTTAAAGATGGAGAAAGGTAAGCGTATCCAAACTCAGTGTTGGACTTAAATATTCCcatggatttatgcatgccgaTGCATTTCATTTGCAGCTGCACAAATATCCCGGCATGTTGGTTTGTCTTTATCATGGAAGCAACTTTATGGTGATTAAAGAAACCTTTAGTTACATGTCAAGCAGTGGTTTTTGTTACAGGGTCTTGCTTTGTTTGAAACGCGCATTGAGAATTGCAAATGCTGCTCAACAGATGGCCAGCGCAACGCGGGGTAGCAGCGGGCCAGTCCCAGTCACACTCTTTGTTGAGATACTGAACAAGTCGGTAGTCTTTGACTGCAAATTTGAAGATAGTCATTCTAAATTGCGTGTGTTGTATAATTTGGGGCTGACTTGTGAGTTATGCAACAGGTACCTCTACtattttgagaaaggaaacccCCAGATTACAAGTGCTGCAATCCAGGGATTAGTggatttaattaaaaatgagaTGCAAGGTGACTCTGCAAACGCGAATCCAGCCCCAGATGCATTTTTCGCCAGCACATTGCGGTACATACAGTTCCAAAAACAGAAAGGTGGGGTGATGGGCGAgaaatatgcgtctatcaagGTCTGACTCGTCTGCACGGATTCTGAAATTTGAGGCCAAGAGAGTTTGGGGTTGAGGGGAAGAACAATGTGGAGAGGCGGCGAGCGAGCATAACCTACGTTAGGAACTATGTACAGTTTCGAATTCGTTTCCTCTCTCCCTCAAGGCGGTTGCTTTGTTTATAGGAGAAACAACTTCTAGCGTGCTAAAATTCCACATCGAGTTTGGATTTGCCGTTGGTTTTCTCATTTTCTGGGGCAAATCAGTATCATTGGACTGAAGGTTTGCCATTGTTTGTCCTGGGAGGAAgcttgttatttattatttagttttttttttttttttttttatatatagtaAAAATAAGCGTTAATTTTATTGGGAATGATATTGGTAAATTCGAAGTCAATTAGTCCATTTCTTTTACACGAACAATATTCTGCTTTAAACAATGatatgtaaaaagtaaaaatgaatgtgaATAAGATTATccttaaatattttgaaactaCTCAAACTCGCTAGTTAtgattaaatgaatatatttttcGTCAAAATAATGGATAATCGCCTAAGCAACATCTTCTAAAGCAAGTTTTTACTGAAAGATAAGcaattgaaattttgatttaacccaaaaaggattttttttttttttaaaaaaaatgagtttttttcaaaaagaaaaaattgaaccaaaaagGGCAAAAGCAAAGAGGAAAAAGATAAGCAGATAAGGGAGGTGTGCCAGCTGGCAAAAGCTTAGCTTGGTTAATGGCTAGGTCAGTCAGCGCTCCGACCAGAATTTATACTTTTTGACTCTCATCCCAGTCGTCTTCGctctttcaaatttcaatttcttcccactccctcactctctccctctctctctctctctcacctaaTTAGGGGTTCTGCTAGCAAAGATGGCGTCTTGCTGATCTCAGAAGGAAGTAGAAGCGTCGGAAAAGGAGATATTTTCGGGTGGAGATCTGCTGCTTCAGTCTCTAGGGTGGAAAATTTGAAAAGTGAAATGAGCGCCTCCAGGTTCATAAAGTGCGTGACGGTCGGCGACGGCGCCGTCGGCAAAACCTGCATGCTGATTTCCTACACCAGCAACACCTTTCCCACGGTCAGTCCCATTTTCGTAATTTTACCGCCTTCCTTCTTCCCAGTTCAGTACAGCTGTATGCTTCAGTTCTTGCTTCTTCCTCCGGAAATTTCGGGGATTTTGTCTTATTTGTCCAGCTGCCGTCATAATCATAGGCAAACTTCGAACATTGATTATATTTCACTAAAGTTCAAACTTGAACCTTGATTTAGTTAACTGAAGAACGACATTAGTTTTATcgaagattttttttattcttaattatTGTTAACTCTCTGCGGCTCCACATTTCTGTCTGGTGTTTCATTAGCCGTAGGATTCGTTTCTTTCGAAGTTGTTATCGTGCTAATTTGCGTAGTTGAACTTggattttcatataatttaCTAAGTTTGTGGTTGTAATCGAAAAACAGGACTACGTACCGACTGTTTTCGACAATTTCAGTGCAAATGTTGTTGTGGATGGGAGCACTGTCAACCTAGCTTTGTGGGATACGGCTGGTGATTTTACTACTCACTCACTCCCCTGTTATACATGCGAATTCGTTtcattttgcttttgtttttccctGTATTTTGGGAGTTTTAATAACCATATTCTAACAGGGCAGGAGGATTACAATAGATTAAGGCCCTTGAGCTATCGAGGGGCGGACGTCTTTATCCTTGCTTTCTCTCTCATAAGCAAGGCCAGCTACGAAAACGTTGCAAAAAAGGTTCCACATCTTCTTTACAATCCTGTTTACTTTCTGTTTTACTTAGTATCTGTGTTTGCAATAATTTCAGTATACAATGTCTTCATTGGTGTGTCGATGAgttgtttgatattttgttttctgtttcaGTGGATTCCCGAACTGCGCCATTATGCACCTGGCGTTCCAATAATTCTGGTTGGAACAAAGCTCGGTAAGATCTTTTTCTCAACCCCTTTGTAATGTATTTGTTTATTGTTCTAGTGCATGCTAATTGTCCTATGTTTGTGCTGGTGTCTGATCTAATGCTTTAGGGTCCCTGTAACTTTTGGGACTGTGGACGTATAACTTCCCCATTTCTTCCATGTAGCGACCAGTGTCATGGTTCAGTTATTTCTAAATTTCTTTGAGTCTTCATTGAATACTAGCTATTAGTTTCGATATTGTCTTCAATACCACACTATTTTAAGATTGATCTTTTGGTTACTTGGTCGTTTAGCAATTTATCACTTTTATTCCTGTTCTTGAGTCAACATTTCTTTCATTATCTGGAGCATTATTGTCATCACTTATTAGTTACTACTCAATTTTCTTACTCTTTTGGTGAACGAGGTGCTCagttttatgattttcattgcaGATCTGCGGGATGATAAACAATTTTTTATAGACCATTCTGGTGCAGTTCCCATTACTACTGATCAGGTAAGACTATTGCTTCACCCACAACCTAAATATTATCTTTCTAAGTTGGTTTACTGACCTTTGATTGTCGTTTTGGCCTAAGGGAGAGGAATTGAAGAAACTGATTGGAGCGCCTGCATACATTGAGTGTAGCTCGAAAACACAACAGGTATGCATATTTTTGTCTTGCCCTCTCTCCAAATTTGTCATATGTCTTCACCCCTCGTTGACATGAttcattgaaaattttaatggCAGAATGTGAAAGCTGTTTTTGATGCGGCCATTAAGGTGGTGCTCCAGCcaccaaagcaaaagaagaagagaaagggaCAAAGGGCTTGCTACATATTGTGAAGTAACGAGTAGATTTATGAGATGATTTGCTGACTGCCGACCTTTCTTCACCGCTACCTCCTTTGTACTCGAAGTCCTTTGCTGAAGCAGCAAACCGTGGTGTATGTATAGTATGTACTGACATTTTAGGGATTCATGTGATAGCTTTAGTTGGTTTGTTTAAGATTTGTGTTCATGTATTTAAGTGACAGTTAGCTTTGCTAACACGTACTTCTCCGTCTTTCTCATATATTGCATCAACTCTTTCCGGATAATGCCTGTATAACACAGTTTGGTCGCAAAAGTGAAAAGCATACAATAGCGGTCTTTATTAATACATCCTTTGAAAACTACATATGCTTGTCTACGTCTTCGATACAAAACTATGCACAGTTTGTGATCGAAAATATTCTTACGCG
Above is a window of Malus sylvestris chromosome 15, drMalSylv7.2, whole genome shotgun sequence DNA encoding:
- the LOC126602385 gene encoding rac-like GTP-binding protein ARAC5 produces the protein MSASRFIKCVTVGDGAVGKTCMLISYTSNTFPTDYVPTVFDNFSANVVVDGSTVNLALWDTAGQEDYNRLRPLSYRGADVFILAFSLISKASYENVAKKWIPELRHYAPGVPIILVGTKLDLRDDKQFFIDHSGAVPITTDQGEELKKLIGAPAYIECSSKTQQNVKAVFDAAIKVVLQPPKQKKKRKGQRACYIL